Proteins encoded in a region of the Cupriavidus pauculus genome:
- a CDS encoding ComEA family DNA-binding protein, with protein sequence MSKRLTLAKQLAKQLAKQLATRQLCRLAAAMVLSCAGPAVPAFAGVDVNTATEAALTDVRGIGPAMARRIVEARAQGGAFRDADDLVDRVAGVGPKSAANLQAAGLTFGKTGAAPPGKGAARSEGRSDGRGGTSAAGKR encoded by the coding sequence ATGAGCAAGAGGCTGACGCTGGCAAAACAGCTGGCAAAACAGCTGGCAAAACAGCTGGCAACGCGGCAGTTGTGCCGGCTGGCGGCGGCCATGGTGCTGTCGTGCGCTGGGCCCGCCGTGCCGGCATTCGCGGGCGTGGACGTGAATACGGCCACCGAGGCCGCGCTGACCGATGTGCGCGGCATTGGCCCGGCCATGGCGCGGCGCATCGTCGAGGCGCGCGCGCAGGGCGGGGCCTTTCGCGATGCCGACGACCTCGTGGACCGCGTGGCCGGTGTGGGGCCGAAGTCCGCGGCGAACCTGCAGGCCGCGGGACTGACCTTCGGCAAGACCGGCGCGGCGCCACCGGGGAAGGGTGCGGCAAGGAGCGAAGGGAGGAGCGACGGGAGGGGCGGGACCTCGGCCGCCGGCAAGCGCTGA
- a CDS encoding solute carrier family 23 protein, which produces MSNGERADDGGFLPTWRLKTEGVIAPDERLPAGQTILAGIQHVVAMFGSTAIAPILMGFAPNIAILFSGIGTLIFFLCVRGRVPSYLGSSFAFIAVVIAATGYGGSGPNANIPLALGGIIAAGALYTVIGLIVQAVGYGWVERLMPPVVTGAIVAAIGLNLAPVAVKAVSAAPLDTWIGLLTVLAVGLVAVRAPGMAGRLPVLLGGLAGYLAYFVATNLMGMGKPIDFSGVASAAWFGMPAFTAPVFDAGAMLLIAPVAVVLVAENLGHIKAIGVMTGRNLDPYIGRAFIGDGVATMLSASGGGTGVTTYAENMGVMAVTRIYSTLIFIVAAIVAILLGFSPKFGALILTIPGAVIGGLTIVVFGLISATAGRIWVQNNVDFSSSRNLITVGATLTVAAGDLTLRLGGLTLGGIGTATFGAILLYHVLGEGKSAKDAAL; this is translated from the coding sequence ATGAGCAATGGCGAGCGTGCAGACGACGGCGGGTTCCTGCCGACATGGCGGCTCAAGACAGAAGGCGTGATCGCGCCCGATGAGCGCCTGCCCGCGGGGCAGACCATCCTGGCCGGTATCCAGCACGTGGTGGCGATGTTCGGTTCCACCGCGATCGCGCCGATCCTGATGGGCTTCGCGCCCAATATCGCCATCCTGTTCTCGGGCATCGGCACCCTGATCTTCTTTCTCTGCGTGCGCGGCCGCGTGCCCAGCTACCTGGGCTCGAGCTTCGCATTCATCGCGGTGGTCATCGCGGCCACGGGCTACGGCGGCAGCGGTCCCAACGCGAATATCCCGCTCGCGCTCGGCGGCATCATCGCGGCCGGGGCGTTATATACGGTCATCGGCCTGATCGTGCAGGCCGTGGGCTATGGCTGGGTCGAGCGCCTGATGCCGCCGGTGGTGACGGGCGCGATCGTCGCGGCCATCGGCCTGAATCTGGCGCCGGTGGCGGTCAAGGCCGTCAGCGCCGCGCCGCTCGACACATGGATCGGCCTGCTGACCGTGCTGGCCGTGGGCCTGGTCGCGGTGCGCGCGCCCGGCATGGCGGGCCGGCTGCCTGTGCTGCTCGGCGGCCTAGCCGGCTACCTCGCTTACTTCGTGGCGACGAACCTGATGGGCATGGGCAAGCCGATCGACTTCTCGGGCGTGGCATCGGCCGCGTGGTTCGGCATGCCGGCGTTTACGGCGCCCGTGTTCGATGCGGGCGCGATGCTGCTGATCGCGCCCGTCGCGGTCGTGCTCGTGGCCGAGAACCTCGGCCATATCAAGGCCATCGGCGTGATGACGGGCCGCAATCTGGACCCGTACATCGGCCGCGCGTTCATCGGCGACGGCGTGGCGACGATGCTGTCCGCAAGCGGCGGCGGTACCGGCGTGACCACCTACGCCGAGAACATGGGCGTGATGGCGGTGACGCGCATCTACTCGACGCTGATCTTTATCGTCGCCGCGATCGTCGCGATCCTGCTCGGCTTCTCGCCGAAGTTCGGCGCGCTGATCCTGACGATTCCGGGTGCGGTCATCGGCGGGCTCACGATCGTCGTGTTCGGCCTGATTTCGGCCACCGCGGGCCGCATCTGGGTGCAGAACAACGTGGACTTCTCGAGCTCGCGCAACCTGATCACCGTGGGCGCCACGCTCACCGTGGCGGCCGGCGACCTCACGCTGCGGCTCGGCGGGCTGACGCTCGGCGGCATCGGCACGGCCACGTTCGGGGCCATCCTGCTGTATCACGTGCTGGGCGAAGGCAAGTCGGCGAAGGACGCCGCGCTGTAG
- the cysM gene encoding cysteine synthase CysM, with the protein MAYKTIEDTIGNTPLVRLQRIPGAALEARGNVILGKLEGNNPAGSVKDRPAVSMIRRAEERGRIKPGDTLIEATSGNTGIALAMAAAIRGYRMVLIMPEDLSLERRQSMAAYGAEIILTPVKGGMEYARDLADSMERDGKGVILDQFANPDNPLAHYETTGPEIWNDTEGRITHFVSAMGTTGTITGVSRYLKEKNPAIQIVGAQPAEGSRIPGIRKWPEAYLPKIYDATFVDRTEPVSQADAEHMARRMAREEGIFCGISAAGALCVALRVAEEVENATIVFVVCDRGDRYLSTGVFPA; encoded by the coding sequence ATGGCCTACAAGACGATTGAGGACACCATCGGCAACACGCCGCTGGTCCGGCTGCAACGCATTCCTGGTGCCGCGCTCGAAGCGCGCGGCAATGTGATCCTTGGCAAGCTGGAGGGGAACAATCCCGCAGGCTCGGTCAAGGATCGTCCCGCGGTCTCGATGATTCGCCGCGCCGAGGAGCGCGGCCGCATCAAGCCCGGCGACACGCTGATCGAGGCGACGTCGGGCAATACGGGCATCGCGCTCGCCATGGCGGCCGCGATCCGCGGCTACCGCATGGTGCTGATCATGCCCGAGGACCTGAGCCTCGAGCGCCGCCAGAGCATGGCCGCATACGGCGCGGAAATCATCCTCACCCCCGTCAAGGGCGGTATGGAATACGCGCGCGACCTCGCCGACTCGATGGAGCGCGATGGCAAGGGCGTGATCCTCGACCAGTTCGCGAACCCCGACAATCCGCTCGCGCATTACGAGACGACCGGTCCCGAGATCTGGAACGATACCGAAGGCCGCATCACGCATTTCGTGTCGGCGATGGGCACCACCGGCACCATCACCGGTGTGTCGCGTTACCTGAAGGAAAAGAATCCGGCGATCCAGATCGTCGGCGCGCAGCCGGCCGAAGGCTCGCGCATTCCGGGCATTCGCAAGTGGCCGGAAGCGTACCTGCCCAAGATCTACGACGCGACCTTCGTCGATCGCACGGAACCCGTGAGCCAGGCCGATGCCGAGCACATGGCCCGCCGCATGGCGCGCGAGGAAGGCATCTTCTGCGGCATCTCGGCCGCGGGCGCGCTATGCGTGGCGCTGCGGGTCGCCGAGGAAGTGGAAAACGCGACGATCGTGTTCGTCGTGTGCGACCGCGGCGACCGTTACCTTTCCACGGGCGTGTTCCCAGCCTGA
- the mltB gene encoding lytic murein transglycosylase B, with amino-acid sequence MNEKQRTPRRPSHRRTSHRRTLLGAALGAAAMGLSGLSPTLLAAGKRRVSVREEEIDPGRYQNHPQARAFIDDMVARNGFARADIEGWFAQTAYSATVARLIMPPTTPGKKSWRAYRSRFIEPIRINAGVRFWQQNRETLRRAEAEFGVPASVIVGIIGVETIYGRDMGSFRVMDSLSTLAFDYPDTPNRDARTKLFRDQLADYLLWCRDTRTDVFSVTGSYAGAIGIPQFMPTSLREYAIDYDNDGHIDLRNSPVDAIGSVGRFLQLHGWEQGRPVVWRIAGDDGSRGVAIAAADGEPWPTRTLNQLTRAGLRVDEPIDTAREGETGVLVVDLPTPNQPTEYMIGLRNFYVLTRYNRSFFYALAVYQLGEAVKAAMA; translated from the coding sequence ATGAACGAGAAACAGCGAACCCCGCGACGCCCGTCTCATCGACGTACCTCTCATCGACGGACGTTATTGGGCGCCGCGCTCGGTGCGGCCGCAATGGGCCTCTCCGGCCTCTCTCCTACCCTGCTGGCCGCCGGCAAGCGCCGCGTCAGCGTACGGGAAGAGGAGATCGATCCGGGCCGTTATCAGAATCATCCGCAGGCTCGGGCGTTTATCGACGATATGGTCGCGCGCAACGGCTTCGCGCGCGCGGACATCGAGGGCTGGTTTGCCCAGACCGCGTACTCCGCCACCGTGGCGCGGCTGATCATGCCGCCGACCACGCCCGGCAAGAAGAGCTGGCGCGCGTACCGTTCCCGCTTTATCGAACCCATCCGCATCAATGCCGGCGTCCGGTTCTGGCAGCAGAACCGCGAGACGCTGCGCCGTGCGGAAGCCGAGTTCGGCGTGCCCGCCTCCGTCATCGTCGGCATCATCGGCGTCGAGACGATCTACGGCCGCGACATGGGCTCGTTCCGCGTGATGGACTCGCTCTCGACGCTCGCGTTCGACTATCCCGACACGCCGAATCGCGACGCGCGCACGAAGCTGTTCCGCGACCAGCTGGCCGACTACCTGCTGTGGTGCCGCGACACGCGCACCGATGTGTTCTCGGTGACGGGCTCGTACGCGGGGGCCATCGGCATTCCGCAGTTCATGCCGACCAGCCTGCGCGAATACGCGATCGACTACGACAACGACGGGCATATCGACCTGCGCAACAGCCCGGTCGATGCGATCGGCAGCGTCGGGCGCTTCCTGCAGCTGCATGGATGGGAACAGGGCCGGCCCGTGGTCTGGCGCATCGCCGGCGACGACGGCAGCCGCGGCGTGGCGATTGCCGCCGCCGATGGCGAGCCGTGGCCCACGCGCACGCTGAATCAGCTCACGCGCGCGGGACTGCGGGTGGACGAGCCGATCGATACGGCGCGCGAAGGCGAGACCGGTGTGCTCGTGGTGGACCTGCCCACGCCGAACCAGCCCACCGAGTACATGATCGGCCTGCGCAATTTCTATGTGCTGACGCGGTACAACCGCAGCTTCTTCTATGCGCTGGCCGTCTACCAGCTGGGCGAAGCCGTCAAGGCCGCGATGGCCTGA
- a CDS encoding histone deacetylase family protein: MPTGYYTHPAFLLHEMGHFHPECPERLQAIEDHLISHAVDGLLDHREAPAATSEQIERVHRPDYVSGLASISPAEGYFQIDPDTAMNRHTLTAATHAAGAAVAATDAVIAGELENAFCCVRPPGHHAEPGRAMGFCFYNNVAIAARHALAAHGLKRVAVIDFDVHHGNGTEAAFRNDPQVLMCSFFQHPFYPYSGTDNVAPNMSNIPLPAYSNGMAVREVVETIWLPRLDEFKPEMLFISAGFDAHREDDLGQMGLVEQDYAWITAQLIAVARTHARGRIVSCLEGGYNLSALGRSVLAHLKVLLET, translated from the coding sequence ATGCCAACGGGCTATTACACTCACCCGGCGTTCCTGTTGCACGAGATGGGGCATTTCCATCCCGAATGCCCGGAGCGGCTGCAGGCGATCGAGGACCACCTGATCTCGCACGCGGTGGACGGCCTGCTCGACCACCGCGAGGCGCCGGCGGCCACCAGCGAGCAGATCGAGCGCGTGCATCGGCCCGACTACGTGAGCGGGCTGGCGTCGATCAGCCCCGCCGAGGGGTATTTCCAGATCGATCCCGATACCGCGATGAACCGCCATACGCTGACCGCCGCCACCCATGCGGCCGGCGCGGCCGTGGCGGCCACCGACGCGGTGATCGCGGGCGAGCTCGAGAACGCGTTCTGCTGCGTCCGCCCGCCGGGCCATCACGCCGAGCCCGGCCGCGCGATGGGGTTCTGCTTCTACAACAACGTGGCCATCGCCGCGCGCCATGCGCTGGCGGCCCATGGGCTGAAGCGCGTCGCGGTCATCGACTTCGACGTCCACCACGGCAACGGCACCGAGGCCGCGTTCCGCAACGATCCGCAGGTGCTGATGTGCAGCTTCTTCCAGCATCCGTTCTATCCGTACAGCGGCACGGACAACGTCGCGCCCAACATGTCGAACATTCCGCTGCCCGCGTATAGCAACGGCATGGCCGTGCGCGAGGTGGTGGAAACGATCTGGCTGCCGCGGCTCGACGAATTCAAGCCCGAGATGCTGTTTATCTCCGCCGGCTTCGATGCGCACCGCGAGGACGACCTCGGCCAGATGGGGCTCGTGGAGCAGGACTATGCATGGATCACCGCGCAACTGATCGCCGTGGCGCGGACCCATGCGCGCGGCCGGATCGTCAGCTGTCTGGAGGGCGGCTACAACCTCAGCGCGCTGGGCCGCAGCGTGCTGGCCCATCTGAAGGTCCTGCTGGAAACCTAA
- a CDS encoding methionine ABC transporter ATP-binding protein produces the protein MIELQGLSQRFPGGSGEVHALRDVSLGIAAGEIFGIIGRSGAGKSTLVRAINLLNRPTAGRVIVGGQDLTALDTAALREARREIGMIFQHFNLLSSRTVYDNVALPLELAGKSKREIAETVLPLLELVGLSALRDRYPAQISGGQKQRVGIARALASKPKVLLSDEATSALDPETTRSILELLRKINRELGLTIVMITHQMEVIKQVCDRVAVLEAGSVVETGRVIDVFLRPQHEVTRAMIGDVIAQELPQSVLKRVESRLGNGRDHVYRLAFTGENVDQPVLAQAIRQHGLDFNILHGHIDEIQGQAFGSLAIMATGEPEDVRAAMEYLRTQGVVVEEIDHVV, from the coding sequence ATGATCGAACTGCAAGGACTCTCGCAGCGCTTCCCCGGCGGGTCCGGTGAAGTCCATGCGCTACGGGATGTCAGCCTCGGCATCGCCGCGGGCGAGATCTTCGGCATTATCGGCCGCAGCGGCGCGGGCAAGAGCACGCTCGTGCGTGCCATCAACCTGCTGAACCGCCCGACCGCGGGCCGCGTGATCGTCGGCGGCCAGGACCTGACCGCGCTGGACACGGCCGCACTGCGCGAAGCCCGGCGCGAGATCGGCATGATCTTCCAGCACTTCAACCTGCTGTCGTCGCGCACGGTCTACGACAACGTGGCGCTGCCGCTGGAGCTGGCGGGCAAGTCGAAGCGCGAGATCGCCGAGACGGTGCTGCCGCTGCTCGAGCTCGTCGGCCTGTCCGCGCTGCGCGACCGGTATCCCGCGCAGATCAGCGGCGGGCAGAAGCAGCGCGTGGGTATCGCGCGCGCGCTGGCCAGCAAGCCCAAGGTGCTGCTCTCCGACGAGGCCACGTCCGCGCTCGACCCCGAAACCACGCGCTCGATTCTCGAACTGCTGCGCAAGATCAATCGCGAGCTGGGTCTGACCATCGTGATGATCACGCACCAGATGGAGGTCATCAAGCAGGTCTGCGATCGCGTGGCCGTGCTCGAGGCCGGCAGCGTGGTCGAGACGGGCCGCGTGATCGACGTATTCCTGCGGCCGCAGCACGAGGTCACGCGCGCGATGATCGGCGACGTGATCGCGCAGGAGCTGCCCCAGAGCGTGCTCAAGCGCGTGGAGTCGCGGCTCGGCAATGGGCGCGACCACGTCTATCGCCTGGCCTTCACGGGCGAGAACGTCGATCAGCCCGTGCTCGCGCAGGCGATTCGCCAGCATGGGCTCGACTTCAATATCCTGCACGGCCATATCGACGAGATCCAGGGCCAGGCCTTCGGCTCGCTCGCGATCATGGCGACCGGCGAACCCGAGGATGTGCGGGCGGCCATGGAATACCTGCGCACGCAGGGCGTGGTGGTGGAGGAGATCGATCATGTGGTCTGA
- a CDS encoding methionine ABC transporter permease translates to MWSEELLDLFLGSFGETLLMVGISGVVGALFGVPLGVLLHLTNRGGVLSHPLFNRTIGVVVNAVRSIPFIILLVVVIPFTRFIVGSSIGTTAAVVPLTIAAVPFIARLVEAALREVDKGLVEAAQAMGATTRQIVWKVLLPEAMPGIVAGLTITFVSLVGYSAMAGAIGGGGLGDLGIRYGYQRYITEVMVAVVIILIVFVQAVQSFGDWLVRRISHR, encoded by the coding sequence ATGTGGTCTGAAGAATTGCTGGACCTGTTTCTGGGATCGTTCGGCGAGACCCTGCTGATGGTGGGCATCTCGGGCGTGGTCGGCGCGTTGTTCGGCGTTCCGCTCGGCGTGCTGCTGCACCTGACCAACCGCGGCGGCGTGCTGTCGCACCCGCTGTTCAACCGCACCATCGGCGTGGTGGTCAACGCGGTGCGCTCCATTCCGTTCATCATCCTGCTGGTGGTCGTCATTCCGTTCACGCGCTTTATCGTGGGCTCCTCCATCGGGACCACGGCCGCGGTCGTGCCGCTGACCATCGCCGCAGTGCCGTTTATCGCGCGCCTCGTGGAAGCGGCGCTGCGCGAAGTGGACAAGGGCCTCGTCGAGGCCGCGCAGGCCATGGGCGCGACCACGCGCCAGATCGTCTGGAAGGTGCTGCTGCCCGAGGCGATGCCCGGCATCGTCGCGGGACTGACCATCACGTTCGTGAGCCTCGTCGGCTATTCGGCGATGGCCGGCGCGATCGGCGGTGGCGGTCTGGGCGACCTCGGCATCCGCTACGGTTACCAGCGCTATATCACCGAGGTGATGGTCGCGGTGGTGATCATCCTGATCGTTTTCGTGCAGGCCGTGCAGAGTTTCGGTGACTGGCTGGTTCGCCGCATCAGTCATCGCTGA
- a CDS encoding MetQ/NlpA family ABC transporter substrate-binding protein, with the protein MQRRNMLKTVVALGAASLVLSTGANAQEKPIKVGVTGGPHAQIMEQVKKVAAKDGLNIQVVEFSDYIQPNAALQAGDLDANSYQHLPYLEAQIKDRGYKFSNVGFTVTFPMGVYSKKIKSLDQLKNGARVGVPNDPTNGGRGLLLLQAKGLIKLRPDAGLKATPLDIVENPRKIKIVELDAAQLPRSLDDLDAAAINGNYAESAGLSPTRDAIATEGPKGPYANLLAVRTADKDKPWVAKLVKAYHSPEVKQYITTTFKESVIAAW; encoded by the coding sequence ATGCAACGTCGCAACATGCTGAAGACCGTCGTCGCGCTGGGCGCGGCATCGCTGGTGCTGTCCACGGGCGCGAACGCGCAGGAGAAACCGATCAAGGTCGGCGTGACGGGCGGTCCGCACGCGCAGATCATGGAGCAGGTGAAGAAGGTCGCCGCCAAGGACGGCCTCAATATCCAGGTGGTCGAGTTCAGCGACTACATCCAGCCGAACGCCGCGCTGCAGGCCGGCGACCTCGATGCCAACAGCTACCAGCATCTGCCGTACCTCGAGGCGCAGATCAAGGACCGCGGCTACAAGTTCAGCAACGTGGGCTTCACGGTGACGTTCCCGATGGGCGTGTACTCCAAGAAGATCAAGTCGCTCGACCAGCTCAAGAACGGCGCGCGCGTCGGCGTGCCCAACGACCCGACCAACGGCGGCCGCGGCCTGCTGCTGCTCCAGGCCAAGGGCCTGATCAAGCTGCGTCCGGACGCGGGCCTGAAGGCCACGCCGCTCGATATCGTCGAGAACCCGCGCAAGATCAAGATCGTCGAACTGGACGCCGCGCAGCTGCCGCGTTCGCTGGATGACCTCGACGCCGCCGCGATCAACGGCAACTACGCCGAATCGGCCGGCCTCTCGCCGACGCGCGACGCGATCGCCACGGAAGGTCCGAAGGGCCCGTACGCGAACCTGCTGGCCGTGCGCACCGCGGACAAGGACAAGCCGTGGGTCGCCAAGCTGGTCAAGGCCTACCACTCGCCGGAAGTGAAGCAGTACATCACGACGACGTTCAAGGAATCGGTCATCGCGGCCTGGTGA
- a CDS encoding electron transfer flavoprotein subunit beta/FixA family protein: MKVLVAVKRVVDYNVKVRVKSDGSGVDLANVKMSMNPFDEIAVEEAVRLKEAGVVTEVIAVSCGVTQCQETLRTAMAIGADRGILVESAEDLQPLAVAKLLKALIDKEQPQLVILGKQAIDDDSNQTGQMVAALAGLPQATFASKVVVADGKASVTREVDGGLETISVKLPAVVTTDLRLNEPRYVTLPNIMKAKKKPLETVKPEDLGVDVKPRLSTVKVVEPPKRSAGVMVPDVATLVQKLKNEAKVI; the protein is encoded by the coding sequence ATGAAAGTACTCGTCGCAGTCAAGCGGGTGGTGGACTACAACGTGAAGGTCCGCGTGAAGTCGGATGGCTCGGGCGTTGACCTGGCCAACGTGAAGATGAGCATGAACCCGTTCGACGAGATCGCTGTGGAAGAGGCGGTCCGTCTGAAGGAAGCCGGCGTGGTGACCGAAGTGATCGCCGTGTCGTGCGGCGTGACGCAGTGCCAGGAAACGCTGCGTACCGCGATGGCCATCGGCGCCGACCGCGGCATTCTGGTCGAATCCGCCGAAGACCTGCAGCCGCTGGCCGTGGCCAAGCTGCTCAAGGCGCTGATCGACAAGGAACAGCCGCAGCTCGTGATCCTGGGCAAGCAGGCCATCGACGACGACTCCAACCAGACTGGCCAGATGGTGGCCGCGCTGGCGGGCCTGCCGCAGGCGACGTTCGCCTCGAAGGTCGTGGTCGCGGACGGCAAGGCTTCCGTGACGCGTGAAGTGGATGGCGGTCTCGAAACCATTTCGGTGAAGCTGCCGGCCGTGGTGACCACCGACCTGCGCCTGAACGAGCCGCGCTACGTGACGCTGCCCAACATCATGAAGGCGAAGAAGAAGCCGCTCGAAACCGTCAAGCCGGAAGACCTCGGCGTGGACGTCAAGCCGCGCCTCTCGACCGTGAAGGTCGTGGAGCCGCCCAAGCGCAGCGCGGGCGTGATGGTGCCGGACGTCGCGACGCTGGTGCAAAAGCTGAAGAACGAAGCCAAGGTTATCTGA
- a CDS encoding electron transfer flavoprotein subunit alpha/FixB family protein — MTALVIAEHDNQSIKAATLNVVTAAAQCGGDVHVIVAGANAKAAADATAKIAGVSKVLLADAPYFADGLAENVAEQVLAIASDYSHILAPATAYGKNILPRVAAKLDVAQLSDITRVDSPDTFERPIYAGNAIATVKSADKIKVITVRGTAFDPAATEGGSASVDTLQAVADAGISQFVSREVTKSDRPELTAAKIIVSGGRGVGSGENYTKVLTPLADKLNAALGASRAAVDAGFVPNDYQVGQTGKIVAPQLYIAVGISGAIQHLAGMKDSKVIVAINKDAEAPIFSVADYGLVGDLNTVVPELVSALG, encoded by the coding sequence ATGACTGCACTCGTCATTGCTGAACACGACAATCAATCGATCAAGGCCGCCACGCTCAACGTCGTGACGGCTGCCGCCCAGTGCGGCGGCGACGTTCACGTGATCGTGGCCGGCGCCAATGCCAAGGCCGCCGCCGATGCCACCGCGAAGATCGCGGGCGTGAGCAAGGTCCTGCTGGCCGACGCGCCGTACTTCGCCGACGGCCTGGCCGAGAACGTGGCCGAGCAGGTGCTCGCGATCGCCAGCGACTATTCGCACATCCTGGCGCCGGCAACCGCGTACGGCAAGAACATCCTGCCGCGCGTGGCCGCCAAGCTCGACGTCGCGCAGCTGTCGGATATCACGAGGGTGGATTCGCCCGACACGTTCGAGCGTCCGATCTACGCTGGCAACGCGATTGCCACCGTGAAGTCGGCCGACAAGATCAAGGTGATCACCGTGCGCGGCACGGCGTTCGACCCGGCCGCGACGGAAGGCGGCTCGGCCAGCGTGGATACGCTGCAGGCCGTGGCCGACGCGGGCATCTCCCAATTCGTGTCGCGCGAAGTCACCAAGAGCGATCGTCCCGAACTGACCGCCGCCAAGATCATCGTGTCCGGTGGCCGTGGCGTGGGGTCGGGCGAGAACTACACCAAGGTGCTGACGCCGCTGGCGGACAAGCTGAACGCGGCGCTGGGCGCCTCGCGCGCGGCCGTGGACGCGGGCTTCGTGCCGAACGACTATCAGGTCGGCCAGACCGGCAAGATCGTCGCGCCGCAGCTGTATATCGCGGTGGGTATCTCGGGTGCGATCCAGCATCTGGCCGGCATGAAGGACTCCAAGGTGATCGTCGCGATCAACAAGGACGCCGAAGCCCCGATCTTCTCGGTGGCCGACTACGGCCTCGTGGGCGACCTGAACACCGTGGTGCCGGAGCTGGTGTCCGCGCTGGGCTGA